The Blastocatellia bacterium genome has a segment encoding these proteins:
- a CDS encoding response regulator transcription factor: MENPLYTELPDVPESAIIEAWENARVGATRQYGVCSVDRDPLREGRVRAKGRLVIADAHQLWRHVLRSLIEGFGSYAVVGEALDGRGLLEHVEATRPDVIIMDIALPTSDGLRVLRHMAGLSPKPRVIVLSEIEEPEIVREAFAAGAMGYVSKCESAAILRRALVAVRRGFSFLSPSIARALLKFLQERTVSRCHRLQVPIVEIELLKLLAKGYSDRAVASMLGSSPNIVNFYRLDVLRRLPGTALEWAP; encoded by the coding sequence ATGGAAAATCCGCTGTATACCGAATTGCCGGACGTCCCAGAATCGGCGATCATAGAGGCTTGGGAAAACGCGCGAGTTGGAGCGACGCGCCAGTATGGTGTGTGCTCTGTGGATCGGGATCCGTTGAGGGAAGGCCGAGTGCGCGCGAAAGGACGATTGGTCATCGCGGATGCCCATCAGCTCTGGCGGCACGTCTTGAGATCCCTCATTGAGGGATTTGGTTCCTATGCTGTCGTTGGGGAAGCACTTGATGGACGTGGGTTGCTGGAACATGTCGAAGCCACGCGGCCGGACGTCATCATCATGGACATTGCATTGCCCACGTCGGATGGGCTTCGCGTCCTGAGACACATGGCGGGTCTTAGCCCGAAGCCGCGCGTGATCGTCCTCTCCGAAATCGAGGAACCGGAGATCGTCCGCGAGGCGTTTGCGGCGGGAGCGATGGGATATGTCTCCAAATGCGAGAGCGCGGCGATCCTCCGGAGGGCGCTCGTGGCGGTGCGTCGAGGGTTTTCCTTCCTCAGTCCTTCGATTGCGCGCGCACTCCTGAAGTTTCTGCAGGAGAGAACGGTCAGCCGCTGCCATCGTCTCCAGGTTCCCATCGTCGAGATAGAGCTTCTGAAGCTTCTCGCGAAAGGGTATTCGGATCGCGCCGTCGCCTCGATGTTGGGGTCGAGTCCCAACATCGTGAATTTTTATCGCCTTGACGTGCTCCGGCGTCTCCCTGGGACGGCGTTGGAATGGGCGCCTTAG
- a CDS encoding DUF721 domain-containing protein, whose protein sequence is MEELIHILPHALRMIGYEESACERVLQVAWARLVGDAIAARTFPMQLREGRLIVLTADRTWKAQLEKLSPDILARINRLLGADLVQAIEYRVKREVFSPRPKEQASSASPQTALDERLLRELTPLAESIADPDLREAFLRAASRCLARREGT, encoded by the coding sequence ATGGAAGAATTGATTCACATCCTCCCGCACGCACTGCGCATGATAGGATACGAAGAGAGCGCTTGCGAGCGGGTACTGCAGGTGGCGTGGGCGCGCCTAGTCGGCGATGCCATCGCCGCCCGCACCTTCCCCATGCAGCTTCGTGAGGGACGCCTGATCGTTTTGACGGCCGATCGAACGTGGAAAGCGCAACTGGAGAAGCTCTCGCCGGACATCCTCGCACGAATCAATCGCCTGTTGGGGGCCGATCTCGTGCAGGCCATTGAATACCGCGTGAAGCGAGAGGTCTTCTCGCCGAGACCTAAGGAGCAGGCGTCGTCGGCGTCCCCTCAGACCGCTTTGGACGAACGCTTGCTTCGCGAGCTGACTCCGTTGGCCGAATCAATCGCTGATCCCGACTTGCGCGAGGCATTCCTTCGAGCAGCGAGCCGGTGCTTGGCGCGTCGAGAAGGGACGTGA
- a CDS encoding molybdopterin-binding protein, which translates to MVTVEIIAIGNELLLGDTLDTNTQWLCRTFTGLGGRVERAVLVRDDCSAIVREIRGALGRGVQLLVTSGGLGPTDDDLTLQAVAEALERPLTLNERALALVRETYERLVAAGYVADAQLTESRMKMARLPQGAEPLANPVGAAPGVLLRVSGTTLVSLPGVPAELKAIVTGPLRPILQEIFGAGVFREREVIALCRDETVLAPILREVAERHPEIYIKSRAREFGPDIRFRITLSLSGRDPMSVEARLEEATRDLCETLRRAHIEVEA; encoded by the coding sequence ATGGTCACGGTTGAGATTATCGCCATCGGCAACGAACTCCTCTTAGGTGACACGCTCGACACGAACACGCAATGGTTGTGTCGGACCTTCACCGGGTTGGGCGGTCGGGTTGAGCGCGCTGTTCTCGTGCGCGACGATTGCTCGGCCATCGTTCGAGAGATCCGCGGAGCCTTAGGACGAGGGGTGCAGCTTCTGGTCACCTCTGGCGGACTCGGACCGACCGATGACGATCTGACGTTGCAGGCGGTCGCTGAAGCGCTTGAGCGCCCGCTCACGCTCAACGAGCGAGCGCTCGCTCTCGTGCGAGAGACCTATGAGCGACTCGTCGCAGCCGGTTATGTCGCCGATGCGCAACTCACGGAGAGCCGCATGAAAATGGCGCGCCTTCCCCAGGGAGCCGAGCCTCTCGCGAATCCGGTCGGAGCCGCTCCGGGCGTGCTCCTGCGCGTGAGTGGAACGACGCTGGTCAGTTTGCCGGGCGTTCCCGCCGAACTGAAGGCTATCGTGACCGGTCCGCTTCGTCCAATCCTGCAGGAGATCTTTGGCGCTGGCGTCTTCCGAGAGCGGGAAGTCATCGCTCTTTGTCGAGATGAGACAGTGCTGGCGCCCATCCTCCGCGAGGTCGCCGAGCGCCATCCCGAAATCTACATCAAATCCCGAGCGCGGGAGTTCGGCCCTGATATTCGCTTCCGCATCACGCTCTCGCTCTCCGGACGCGATCCGATGAGCGTCGAAGCTCGACTCGAAGAAGCGACGCGCGATCTCTGCGAGACACTGCGTCGAGCGCACATAGAGGTCGAAGCGTGA